GTCGGGAACGAAGGGAAGGGGGCAGATTCCTGTTCAGCGGTCGGATGTCAAGGTTGACGAGCGGGTTTGAGTCGCTTGAGTGGTCGCGTGACCTGGCGTCGAGTGCAGGGTAGGCTCGTCTCGTGGCGGATGGAGCGACAGATCTTCTCGCGCGAGCAGTCGAACTGGTCCGGGGAAGCAAGAAGGTCGTTGCGCTGACCGGCGCGGGTCTATCCACCGAGTCGGGCATCCCCGACTTCCGCAGCCCCGGTGGTGTCTGGGAGAAGTACAAGCCTGTCGAGTACGCCGACTTCCAGAGGTCCGAGGAGGCGCGCCGCGCACACTGGCAGTACAAGGCCGCGACGATCCCTCCGATGCTCGCGGCACGGCCGAACCCCGCGCATGATGCCCTCCGTCGGCTCGAAGAGGCGGGCCGTCTACTCGCTGTGATCACGCAGAACATCGACGGTCTGCACCAGGCGGCCGGGAGTCGGCAGGTGCTCGAACTGCACGGCACCAACCGGCACACGGTCTGCCTCCAATGCGGGGCCGAGGAGTCGATCCAAACGGTCCTCGCACGCCTCGAGGCGGGCGAGGACGTCCCGAAATGCAAAGCGTGCGGAGGGGCCCTCAAGCCCGCGACGGTTTCCTTCGGCCAGATGTTGCCGCCGGATGTCCTTCGTCAGGCGATGGAGCACACCCGCCGCGCGGACT
This DNA window, taken from Candidatus Binatia bacterium, encodes the following:
- a CDS encoding Sir2 family NAD-dependent protein deacetylase translates to MADGATDLLARAVELVRGSKKVVALTGAGLSTESGIPDFRSPGGVWEKYKPVEYADFQRSEEARRAHWQYKAATIPPMLAARPNPAHDALRRLEEAGRLLAVITQNIDGLHQAAGSRQVLELHGTNRHTVCLQCGAEESIQTVLARLEAGEDVPKCKACGGALKPATVSFGQMLPPDVLRQAMEHTRRADCLLALGTSLQVQPAASLVDVAKEHGAKVVVVTRSSTPYDSIADAKLDHPLGTCLPAIVAGVLDGAP